In one Sporomusa sphaeroides DSM 2875 genomic region, the following are encoded:
- a CDS encoding 4Fe-4S dicluster domain-containing protein, with amino-acid sequence MEKLSPFVVGDGEKCIGCKACEVACHASHNVKGITAGNIDTPVFPKLFVTRVEEVTMPVQCHHCEDAPCAQACLEKAIYFAGDKVLIHTEKCKGCKDCLVACPFGAVELVPQFVNGREVIQENLGKPLLYGNKCDLCHTRPNGPICVEICPEQALRLVEPHKEKKEKNRKAVATIVGMFKK; translated from the coding sequence ATGGAGAAGTTAAGCCCGTTTGTTGTTGGGGACGGGGAGAAATGTATCGGCTGCAAGGCCTGTGAGGTTGCCTGCCATGCATCCCATAATGTAAAAGGGATTACGGCGGGAAACATTGATACTCCGGTATTCCCCAAATTATTTGTCACCCGGGTGGAGGAAGTAACCATGCCGGTACAGTGTCATCATTGTGAAGATGCCCCTTGTGCCCAGGCTTGTCTGGAAAAGGCCATTTATTTTGCCGGGGACAAAGTACTGATTCATACCGAAAAATGCAAAGGCTGTAAAGACTGCCTGGTAGCCTGTCCGTTCGGTGCCGTGGAGCTTGTACCGCAGTTTGTTAACGGCAGGGAAGTCATTCAGGAAAACCTAGGTAAACCACTGCTGTATGGCAACAAATGCGATTTGTGTCATACCCGGCCCAATGGCCCCATCTGTGTTGAAATATGCCCGGAACAAGCCTTGCGTTTGGTGGAGCCTCATAAGGAAAAAAAAGAGAAGAATAGAAAAGCAGTTGCCACTATTGTCGGCATGTTTAAGAAATAG
- the fdhF gene encoding formate dehydrogenase subunit alpha encodes MKKVLTVCPYCGSGCQLYLCVEDNRVVGAEPANGPINEGELCLKGHYGWDFLNDTKILSKRLTKPMLRYTRSEPLREVEWDEALDYVAGKLKTIKEQYGPDAIMGTGSARGTGNETNYVMQRFMRAVIGTNNVDHCARVCHGPSVAGLTAIFGSGAMSNSIPEIEDADCLLIFGYNAADAHPLVAKRILRAKQKGAKIIVVDPRKTEAARISDLWLQLKNGSNMALVNSFANIILAKGWHNDYFINNFTEGFAEYCNTVKKYTPEYAQAITGIEPDLVEAAMKIYTHSKNSFILWGMGVTQFGQAVDVVKGLGSLCLLTGQIGKPSSGVGPVRGQNNVQGACDMGALPNIYPGYQAVTDAANRKKFAKAWGVETLPDKIGFTITEVPHAVAAGKLKAFYIIGEDPVQSDPDSGGLKKALNDLEFVIVQDIFMNKTALYADVILPATSWGEHGGVFSGADRRFQRFRKAVDAKGDVKDDWVIIGELAKRFGYELTYKNTEAIWNEMISLCPSYAGATYEKMERQGSVQWPCRTLEDPGTDYLFKGNIFQTTSKKGIFFATEWRAPAEVPDEQYPIVLCTVREVGHYSSRTMTGNCWGLSQLADEPGYVQISVEDAARLDIEDEQLMRVTSRRGSVISRARVSDRVKAGAVYMTYQWWIGACNELTIDNLDPISKTPEYKYCAVKLEAIADQEEAERQLIASYNDLKRKMGAEVS; translated from the coding sequence TTGAAGAAAGTATTGACAGTATGCCCGTATTGTGGGTCAGGATGCCAATTATACCTTTGTGTTGAAGACAACCGGGTTGTTGGGGCTGAACCTGCAAACGGACCAATCAATGAAGGTGAACTATGCTTAAAAGGCCACTATGGCTGGGATTTTTTAAACGACACAAAAATCTTGAGTAAACGCCTTACCAAACCCATGCTTAGATACACCCGCAGTGAACCCTTACGCGAGGTTGAATGGGACGAAGCACTGGACTATGTAGCCGGCAAACTTAAAACTATCAAAGAGCAATATGGACCGGATGCCATTATGGGCACAGGCTCCGCCAGGGGAACAGGCAATGAAACCAATTATGTGATGCAGAGATTCATGCGCGCGGTTATTGGTACTAACAATGTTGATCATTGTGCCCGGGTGTGCCATGGACCTTCTGTCGCTGGTCTGACAGCTATATTTGGCAGTGGAGCCATGTCCAACTCAATACCTGAGATCGAAGATGCCGATTGCTTGCTGATTTTTGGTTACAATGCGGCAGACGCACATCCGCTGGTGGCAAAACGGATTTTACGTGCCAAGCAAAAAGGAGCTAAGATTATTGTTGTAGATCCGCGCAAAACTGAGGCGGCGCGCATTTCGGACTTGTGGCTGCAACTTAAAAATGGTTCCAATATGGCTCTGGTAAATAGTTTTGCCAATATTATTTTAGCTAAAGGCTGGCACAATGACTATTTTATTAATAATTTTACTGAAGGCTTTGCCGAATATTGCAACACGGTAAAGAAATACACGCCGGAATATGCTCAGGCCATAACCGGGATTGAGCCGGATTTAGTAGAAGCAGCCATGAAAATCTATACTCATTCCAAGAACTCTTTTATCTTGTGGGGAATGGGGGTAACGCAATTCGGCCAGGCGGTTGACGTGGTAAAAGGACTGGGTTCGTTATGTCTTTTAACCGGCCAGATTGGCAAGCCGAGCTCCGGTGTTGGGCCTGTACGCGGTCAAAATAACGTACAGGGAGCCTGTGATATGGGCGCATTGCCTAATATCTATCCAGGCTATCAGGCAGTCACCGATGCCGCCAACCGCAAAAAGTTTGCCAAGGCCTGGGGTGTGGAGACTTTACCGGATAAAATCGGCTTTACTATAACTGAGGTTCCCCATGCTGTTGCCGCAGGCAAGCTAAAAGCCTTCTACATTATTGGTGAAGACCCGGTGCAAAGCGATCCAGATTCAGGCGGTTTGAAAAAGGCGCTTAATGATTTGGAATTTGTAATAGTTCAGGACATATTTATGAACAAAACGGCGCTGTATGCCGATGTTATCCTGCCGGCCACTTCCTGGGGTGAACATGGCGGCGTATTCAGCGGGGCTGACCGTCGCTTCCAACGCTTTAGAAAAGCTGTTGACGCCAAAGGAGATGTTAAAGATGACTGGGTCATTATCGGCGAACTGGCAAAGCGATTCGGTTATGAGCTAACTTATAAAAATACTGAAGCAATTTGGAATGAAATGATTAGCTTATGCCCGAGCTATGCTGGCGCAACTTATGAAAAAATGGAGCGCCAGGGCAGTGTGCAATGGCCTTGCCGTACCCTGGAGGACCCCGGTACCGATTATTTATTCAAAGGGAATATATTCCAAACCACCAGTAAAAAGGGAATTTTCTTTGCCACTGAGTGGAGGGCACCGGCAGAGGTGCCGGATGAACAATACCCCATAGTTCTATGTACTGTCCGCGAAGTGGGGCATTATTCCTCCCGGACGATGACTGGCAACTGCTGGGGGCTGTCTCAGCTGGCTGACGAACCCGGTTATGTTCAGATTAGTGTTGAAGATGCTGCCCGGTTGGATATTGAAGATGAACAACTGATGCGTGTTACCTCGCGGCGCGGGTCAGTAATCTCACGAGCCCGAGTTAGTGACCGGGTAAAAGCGGGAGCCGTATATATGACCTATCAATGGTGGATAGGGGCCTGTAATGAACTTACTATTGATAACCTTGATCCGATTTCAAAAACGCCTGAATACAAATATTGTGCAGTGAAACTGGAGGCAATTGCGGATCAGGAGGAAGCAGAACGGCAGCTTATTGCCAGCTACAATGACCTGAAACGCAAAATGGGTGCCGAAGTGTCTTAA
- the fdhF gene encoding formate dehydrogenase subunit alpha codes for MEKVLTVCPYCGAGCQMYLLVEDGSVIGAEAANGHINEGELCLKGHYGWDFLNDTKILSKRLTKPLLRHDRSEEFHEVEWDEALDFVADRLKAIRDKHGPDAIMGTGSARGMGNEPNYLMQKFMRAVIGTNNVDHCARVUHAPSVAGLATTFGSGAMTNSIPEIEDATCLFIFGYNGADSHPLVARRILKAKEKGAKIIVVDPRKTEAARIADLWLPIKNGSNMAAVNSFANLILTKGWENKEYIEKYTEGFEDYRKMVAKYTPEYAQQITGIEPKLVEQAMEIYAKSDRSFILYGMGVTQYNQAVDVVKGLGSLCLLTGQIAKPSSGIGPVRGQNNVQGACDMGALPNVFPGYQAVTDPANRKKFAEAWGVESLPEKPGYTLTDVPHCAEEGKLKAFYIIGEDPVQSDPDAAGVRKALDELELVIVQDIFMNKTALHADVILPATSWGEHGGVFSGADRRFQRFRKAVEAKGDVKDDWVIICELAERFGYEMNYKNTEEIWSEMISLCPSFAGATYERIEQLGSIQWPCRTVEDTGTPYLFKGNVFQTPSKKGNFFAAEWRPPVERPDAEYPLVLSTVREVGHYSARTMTGNCWGLAKLADEPGYLQINPADADKLGIIDEELVRVTTRRGSVITRALVTDRVGAGVVYMTYQWWIGACNELTIHVVDPISKTPEYKYCAVKVEAITDQKQAEEELIAAYNDLKRKMGAVVS; via the coding sequence TTGGAGAAGGTTTTAACAGTTTGCCCGTATTGTGGTGCTGGCTGCCAAATGTACCTGCTGGTAGAAGATGGCAGTGTGATTGGCGCTGAAGCGGCAAACGGACACATCAATGAAGGTGAGCTGTGTCTAAAGGGCCACTATGGCTGGGATTTTCTGAATGACACCAAAATTTTGAGTAAGCGTTTAACCAAACCGCTGCTCAGGCATGACAGAAGTGAGGAGTTTCATGAAGTGGAATGGGATGAAGCTCTGGATTTTGTCGCCGACAGGCTGAAAGCCATCAGGGACAAACATGGTCCTGATGCCATTATGGGCACAGGCTCAGCCCGGGGTATGGGCAATGAACCCAACTATCTCATGCAAAAATTTATGCGCGCAGTGATCGGCACCAACAATGTCGACCATTGCGCCCGTGTTTGACACGCTCCCTCTGTAGCCGGTCTGGCTACTACATTTGGCAGTGGAGCGATGACCAACTCCATACCGGAAATCGAAGATGCTACCTGTTTATTTATCTTTGGCTATAATGGTGCCGATTCCCATCCGCTGGTGGCCCGCCGCATTCTGAAAGCCAAAGAAAAAGGGGCCAAAATTATTGTTGTTGACCCCCGTAAAACGGAAGCCGCCCGGATTGCCGACTTATGGCTGCCCATTAAAAATGGTTCCAATATGGCGGCAGTCAATAGTTTTGCCAACCTCATTTTAACCAAAGGCTGGGAAAACAAGGAATACATTGAGAAATATACCGAAGGTTTCGAAGATTACAGAAAAATGGTGGCTAAGTATACACCTGAGTATGCTCAGCAAATCACCGGTATTGAGCCGAAGCTTGTTGAGCAGGCTATGGAAATTTACGCTAAATCTGACAGGTCCTTTATCCTCTATGGCATGGGGGTAACACAATACAACCAGGCGGTAGATGTGGTTAAAGGCTTAGGCTCGTTATGTCTTCTGACAGGACAAATTGCCAAACCCAGTTCCGGCATTGGTCCGGTACGCGGGCAAAATAATGTGCAGGGTGCCTGCGACATGGGGGCCTTGCCTAATGTATTCCCCGGTTATCAGGCAGTTACCGATCCGGCCAACCGGAAAAAGTTTGCCGAAGCGTGGGGCGTGGAAAGCTTGCCGGAGAAACCAGGCTATACGCTGACCGATGTTCCTCATTGTGCTGAGGAAGGCAAACTCAAGGCTTTCTATATTATCGGTGAAGATCCGGTGCAAAGTGATCCGGATGCTGCCGGTGTGAGAAAAGCGCTGGATGAGCTTGAACTGGTTATTGTTCAGGATATTTTCATGAATAAAACGGCGCTGCATGCCGATGTTATCCTGCCTGCCACTTCCTGGGGCGAGCATGGCGGCGTATTCAGCGGTGCCGATCGCAGATTCCAGCGCTTCCGTAAAGCGGTGGAGGCTAAAGGCGACGTTAAGGACGACTGGGTGATTATTTGCGAATTAGCCGAACGTTTTGGCTATGAAATGAACTATAAAAATACCGAGGAAATCTGGAGTGAAATGATCAGCTTGTGTCCGAGCTTTGCCGGTGCTACGTATGAGAGAATTGAGCAGCTCGGCAGTATTCAGTGGCCGTGCCGTACGGTAGAGGATACCGGTACTCCGTATTTATTCAAAGGCAATGTGTTCCAGACTCCCAGCAAGAAGGGGAACTTCTTTGCCGCCGAGTGGCGGCCACCGGTGGAACGGCCTGATGCTGAGTATCCGCTGGTATTGTCTACTGTACGGGAAGTAGGTCATTATTCAGCACGTACGATGACAGGCAATTGCTGGGGTCTTGCGAAACTGGCCGATGAACCGGGCTATCTCCAGATTAATCCGGCAGATGCTGATAAACTTGGTATTATTGATGAGGAGCTTGTGCGGGTGACTACCAGGCGCGGCTCGGTTATTACCAGAGCTTTGGTAACCGACCGGGTGGGTGCAGGTGTTGTTTATATGACTTATCAATGGTGGATTGGGGCCTGTAACGAACTTACTATTCATGTAGTGGACCCTATTTCCAAAACACCTGAATATAAGTATTGCGCGGTCAAAGTAGAAGCTATTACAGACCAGAAACAGGCTGAAGAAGAGCTTATTGCGGCATACAATGATCTTAAACGCAAAATGGGTGCTGTCGTTTCTTAA